The Acidianus infernus genome window below encodes:
- a CDS encoding NAD(P)/FAD-dependent oxidoreductase — protein MMELAIAGGGPAGISLAYFLRGSKINATVYEGLSDVGLKPCAWGVMKGIEDYLPIPKEAIISEIKGFRIYLDGKLLYDIKGREILGYIVNKPKFLRILGEKVDLRLNSKVVEKDGKILVNDKEIEADKVIYANGHYSFKGDYAIPAIQYITDYKIDPEIVEMYFFSDLLGYGWIFPEEDGSKIGIGGYADVNFLKERLKSLVKGKIKAFQGAKVADYGVIEDRLSKGNYIGEALGTVYAVTGEGIRPSIISAKIMADSLLNNKDFSKEFKKSKLYWSLQIHAKVIRDSKKKGAQSIKGLERVLLKTPPELVLKFALGDFTKIDLLKIFGRMII, from the coding sequence ATGATGGAATTAGCAATAGCCGGAGGAGGGCCTGCTGGAATTTCATTAGCTTACTTTCTAAGAGGAAGTAAGATAAATGCCACAGTTTATGAAGGTCTTTCAGACGTTGGATTAAAACCCTGCGCATGGGGAGTTATGAAGGGAATTGAGGATTATCTTCCAATTCCTAAAGAAGCTATTATAAGTGAAATTAAAGGATTTAGGATTTATCTTGACGGCAAACTTTTGTATGATATAAAAGGTAGGGAAATTTTAGGTTATATTGTCAATAAACCGAAATTCTTGAGAATTCTTGGAGAAAAAGTTGATCTGAGATTAAATTCTAAAGTAGTTGAAAAGGATGGGAAAATCCTAGTGAATGATAAGGAAATTGAAGCTGACAAAGTAATTTACGCTAATGGTCATTACTCTTTTAAAGGAGATTACGCAATTCCTGCAATACAATATATTACAGATTATAAAATAGATCCAGAAATAGTAGAAATGTATTTCTTTTCAGACCTTTTAGGCTATGGTTGGATATTCCCTGAAGAAGATGGCTCAAAAATAGGCATTGGCGGTTATGCTGACGTAAACTTCCTTAAAGAAAGGTTAAAGAGTCTAGTTAAGGGCAAAATAAAAGCTTTTCAAGGGGCTAAGGTAGCAGATTATGGAGTAATAGAAGATAGGTTATCAAAAGGTAATTATATAGGTGAGGCTTTAGGCACAGTTTACGCTGTAACTGGTGAAGGAATTAGGCCTTCTATAATATCAGCAAAAATAATGGCTGATTCTTTGTTAAATAACAAAGACTTTTCAAAGGAATTTAAGAAGAGCAAGCTTTATTGGAGTTTACAAATACACGCTAAGGTTATAAGAGATTCTAAAAAGAAAGGTGCACAGAGCATTAAGGGATTAGAAAGAGTATTACTCAAGACTCCGCCAGAGCTTGTTCTTAAGTTTGCTTTAGGAGACTTTACAAAGATTGATTTATTAAAAATATTTGGAAGAATGATAATATGA
- a CDS encoding digeranylgeranylglycerophospholipid reductase, with product MKNNYDVLIIGGGFAGATTAWHLANQGLKVLLIDSKPWNRIGDKPCGDAVSKEHFDNLGMPYPEGEQLEQKIEGIKLYSPDMKTEWTVKGEGFEINAPAYTQRLLKEASNRGVEVLDMTTAMKPIFEDGFVKGAILFDRRHNQQIEVRAKVVVEATGYSMSFRSKLPQGLPVTESLDDKDADIAYREVAYTKDDIDEPQYLKIFVNQKASPGGYWWYFPKGKNKVNIGLGIQGGMGYPSIYTFYDKYLNEFGSDVDRNRLIVKGGALVPTRRPISTLAWNGILVVGDSAFTANPVHGGGKGSAMISGYCAAKAILNAFEVGDFSAKTLWSANLCYIERYGAKQASLELFRRFLQKLSDDDINYGMRKKVIKEEDLLEASAKGDLQLSVAEKAMRIIAGLGRPSLLMKLKVVAEYMQKAKDLYREYPSDPNNLEHWKSEVNKLLLDFENLMNK from the coding sequence TTGAAAAATAATTATGACGTATTAATTATAGGCGGTGGATTCGCAGGAGCTACAACCGCATGGCACTTGGCAAATCAAGGACTGAAAGTTCTTCTAATAGACAGCAAGCCTTGGAATAGAATTGGAGATAAACCTTGCGGAGATGCAGTAAGTAAGGAGCACTTTGATAACCTAGGAATGCCGTACCCAGAAGGAGAACAATTAGAACAAAAAATAGAAGGAATAAAACTTTACAGCCCAGATATGAAAACTGAATGGACAGTAAAAGGAGAAGGATTTGAAATAAATGCTCCAGCATATACTCAAAGACTGTTGAAGGAGGCATCAAATAGAGGAGTAGAAGTTTTAGACATGACCACAGCAATGAAGCCAATATTCGAAGATGGATTCGTAAAGGGAGCTATTCTTTTTGATAGAAGACATAATCAGCAAATTGAGGTTAGAGCTAAAGTTGTAGTAGAAGCTACTGGATATTCTATGAGTTTTAGGAGCAAATTACCACAAGGCTTACCAGTTACTGAAAGTTTAGATGATAAAGATGCAGACATAGCTTATAGAGAAGTAGCCTACACAAAGGACGATATAGATGAGCCACAATATCTCAAGATTTTCGTTAATCAAAAAGCTTCTCCAGGGGGATACTGGTGGTATTTCCCTAAAGGAAAGAACAAAGTTAACATAGGTCTAGGAATTCAAGGAGGAATGGGTTATCCTAGTATTTACACGTTTTATGACAAATACTTAAACGAATTTGGTAGTGATGTTGACAGAAATAGATTAATAGTTAAAGGTGGAGCTTTAGTTCCTACAAGAAGACCTATAAGTACTTTAGCCTGGAACGGAATTTTAGTTGTAGGAGATTCGGCATTTACAGCAAATCCTGTACATGGGGGAGGAAAAGGTTCAGCAATGATTTCTGGATATTGTGCGGCAAAAGCTATACTTAATGCCTTCGAAGTAGGAGATTTCTCTGCAAAGACACTATGGTCTGCAAATTTATGCTATATTGAAAGATATGGTGCAAAACAGGCAAGCTTAGAATTATTTAGAAGATTCCTGCAAAAGCTTTCAGACGACGATATAAATTATGGTATGAGAAAAAAGGTAATCAAAGAAGAGGACTTACTTGAAGCTAGCGCAAAAGGAGATTTACAATTATCAGTAGCAGAAAAAGCAATGAGGATAATAGCTGGACTAGGTAGACCATCACTTTTAATGAAATTAAAGGTTGTAGCAGAATACATGCAGAAAGCTAAAGACTTATATAGGGAGTACCCAAGTGATCCTAATAATTTAGAACATTGGAAGAGCGAAGTTAATAAATTATTGCTAGATTTTGAAAATCTCATGAATAAATAG
- a CDS encoding isoaspartyl peptidase/L-asparaginase, with translation MKYQKPILLIHGGAGNWKERDSEKAVKEINNALDRGFEEFKRGSSLEAVVEAISYMEDSGVFDAGRGSVKNSKGEIEMDAGLMYGNKLSIGAVAAVKVKNPIRLALQVMKDGRHVLLVGKEAEEIFPSTPLSVEDTVGAVALDIDGNLVAGTSTGGIANKLPGRVGDSPIPGAGYYATSRVAVSSTGIGEIILKILPAKEVDILVSMGLSICDAVRSVINKVTNIFGKGNIGMIGIDNNGNATAYYNTVGMARGIKYGNGERRSFVFEGEI, from the coding sequence GTGAAATATCAAAAGCCCATACTTCTAATCCATGGTGGTGCTGGAAACTGGAAGGAAAGAGACTCAGAAAAAGCAGTAAAGGAGATTAATAACGCCTTAGACAGGGGATTTGAGGAATTTAAAAGAGGCAGTTCCTTAGAGGCAGTAGTAGAGGCAATTTCCTACATGGAAGACTCAGGAGTTTTTGATGCAGGAAGAGGTAGCGTAAAAAATTCTAAAGGAGAAATTGAAATGGACGCTGGATTAATGTATGGAAATAAATTGAGCATTGGCGCAGTAGCTGCAGTGAAAGTTAAAAATCCGATAAGACTTGCGTTACAAGTAATGAAAGATGGAAGACATGTATTACTAGTAGGGAAAGAGGCTGAAGAAATCTTTCCTTCGACTCCTTTAAGCGTTGAAGATACTGTAGGTGCTGTTGCACTAGATATTGATGGAAACTTAGTAGCTGGTACAAGTACTGGAGGCATAGCAAATAAATTGCCGGGTAGGGTAGGAGATTCACCTATACCTGGAGCAGGATATTATGCTACATCTAGAGTTGCAGTTTCATCAACTGGAATAGGTGAAATAATCCTAAAGATCTTGCCTGCTAAAGAGGTTGATATTCTAGTTTCAATGGGATTATCAATTTGTGACGCCGTAAGAAGCGTGATAAATAAGGTTACTAACATATTTGGAAAGGGTAATATAGGAATGATTGGTATAGATAATAATGGAAATGCAACAGCTTACTATAACACAGTTGGTATGGCAAGGGGGATCAAATACGGTAACGGTGAAAGAAGATCATTCGTATTCGAAGGTGAAATATAA
- a CDS encoding DUF2070 family protein: MDSEKLTRKYYSKLISLPSARILLSIDFIEGGIIAFRGLEIGILFFYSFLAYSVSLLAILGKRIRTTLTLISVFSALYLILSLFPIPYVFIFGTFIPLVNYSLLVDYNEKISVTLASIASLIPSIILADLTILGIVYVIAVGISSYVYVALINRKGNKIVGISSLKIVRPFLRALNYNKNAELEEFLDKISIPSMLNILTVKINETYLVLPQIHFGMYGEIGSSKFPYHVEEVIPNSFVFHGPGSHEIDLTSSKESRRIAQEILNTRFEKANFTGITQEMLGDFKITTLNFDKFTLSFVERPLKGIDDLPGALWRDMISTNNFLVDCHNETLVDEIGRKEYVTLKNFVYGKERYLGNRKLKIGYAEGEVNCEGLCKNKVRVLSFYSPEENKKVSIIYLYANNACHGLREKIEQSLSDLTNPILVTPDDHSCTAMSFGNLYQPATLCEQLIIASRELVKESLEKMEDVKNIEFGIIKVKTRVIGKIISSMVDGLEKVGGFAMKTFWIPIIIPYVILVVFLFIHEIFKI, encoded by the coding sequence GTGGATTCTGAAAAACTTACTAGGAAATATTATTCTAAGCTAATATCTTTGCCTAGCGCTAGAATCCTATTATCTATAGATTTTATTGAAGGTGGAATAATAGCCTTTAGAGGTTTAGAAATAGGAATTTTATTCTTTTATTCTTTCTTAGCATATTCGGTTTCTCTTCTAGCTATTCTAGGCAAAAGGATTAGGACAACGCTTACGTTAATTTCAGTATTTTCTGCATTATATCTGATTTTATCACTATTTCCTATCCCTTACGTCTTCATTTTTGGCACTTTTATTCCCTTGGTTAACTATTCCCTTTTAGTTGATTATAATGAAAAAATCTCAGTTACGTTAGCTTCAATAGCCTCTTTAATACCATCAATAATATTGGCAGACTTAACCATACTTGGGATAGTTTACGTTATTGCAGTAGGAATTTCGTCCTATGTCTATGTAGCCTTGATAAATAGAAAAGGGAATAAAATAGTCGGCATATCTTCTCTAAAGATAGTAAGGCCTTTTTTAAGAGCGTTAAACTACAATAAAAACGCAGAACTTGAAGAGTTTTTAGATAAAATATCAATACCAAGTATGCTTAATATTCTTACTGTAAAAATAAACGAGACCTATTTAGTACTTCCTCAAATTCACTTTGGCATGTATGGAGAAATAGGTAGTTCAAAGTTTCCCTATCATGTTGAGGAAGTTATTCCTAATTCTTTTGTTTTCCATGGACCCGGTAGTCATGAGATAGACCTTACTTCAAGTAAGGAATCAAGAAGAATAGCTCAGGAGATACTTAATACCCGTTTTGAAAAGGCAAACTTTACTGGAATTACTCAGGAAATGCTAGGAGATTTCAAGATAACTACTTTGAATTTTGATAAATTTACGCTATCATTCGTTGAAAGGCCATTGAAAGGTATAGACGATTTGCCAGGAGCACTATGGAGGGATATGATTTCTACTAATAATTTTCTAGTCGATTGTCATAACGAAACCTTAGTGGATGAAATAGGAAGGAAAGAATATGTTACTCTTAAGAATTTTGTTTACGGTAAGGAAAGATATCTAGGAAATAGGAAACTTAAAATAGGTTATGCAGAAGGTGAAGTAAACTGCGAAGGACTTTGCAAGAATAAGGTAAGAGTCTTATCTTTTTATTCTCCTGAGGAGAATAAGAAAGTATCAATAATTTACTTATATGCAAATAATGCTTGCCATGGGCTAAGAGAAAAAATAGAGCAAAGTCTATCTGATTTGACTAATCCAATTCTTGTTACTCCAGATGATCACTCTTGTACTGCCATGAGCTTTGGTAACCTTTATCAACCAGCTACGTTATGTGAGCAACTAATTATTGCATCCAGAGAGCTCGTGAAAGAAAGTTTAGAAAAAATGGAGGATGTAAAGAACATAGAATTTGGAATAATAAAAGTTAAGACAAGGGTAATAGGCAAAATAATTTCGTCTATGGTAGATGGATTGGAAAAAGTGGGAGGCTTTGCAATGAAAACTTTCTGGATACCTATAATCATTCCTTATGTAATATTAGTTGTTTTCCTATTTATTCATGAGATTTTCAAAATCTAG
- a CDS encoding DUF5751 family protein, which produces MQPDYRPIIALIYVKDEELTETFRKMFKDVRLLGGKKIVANVISNSEYWNFFANAREAILDNLDLGLEIFTWKPNEVDKMIKKIQQYNYKGFITYCSDENKYHMRKILDNLPTSMKANMLRDYCK; this is translated from the coding sequence ATGCAACCAGACTATAGACCAATAATTGCCCTAATTTATGTAAAAGATGAAGAATTAACTGAAACTTTTAGAAAAATGTTTAAAGATGTGAGACTTCTTGGCGGGAAAAAGATCGTAGCTAACGTAATTTCTAACTCAGAGTATTGGAACTTTTTTGCTAATGCTAGAGAGGCAATATTAGATAATCTAGACTTAGGTTTAGAAATCTTTACTTGGAAACCTAACGAGGTCGATAAAATGATAAAGAAGATTCAACAATATAATTATAAGGGATTTATAACTTACTGTAGTGATGAAAATAAATATCATATGAGAAAAATTCTGGATAATCTTCCTACATCAATGAAGGCTAACATGCTGAGAGATTACTGCAAGTAA
- the gdS-2 gene encoding hexaprenyl pyrophosphate synthase, which yields MDLIEFWERSKIIIDSLVTKFVDDVKDWEIMEMSKYIMKDGKRFRGTLVFLFNDALGGEEKNAYQGALATEILHSASLALDDIVDYDLTRRGMASAWAVYTNRRVIFVSNFLIPTALKIISSYGKEALNISIELWKDTAIGALKDMYGDKREYFKTIELKTASLFKLPAMLASFSSGKKELVDKLLEAGRVLGIIYQLIDDYVDCVKLEPEKLVGSAKQLFELTNGKVDPFVSNKYAELKSEYLRIVSSIPFFNEYNELIMALPDFLTMGLLAESGIKNKLF from the coding sequence GTGGATTTAATAGAGTTCTGGGAGAGGAGCAAAATTATCATTGATTCCTTAGTTACAAAGTTTGTTGATGACGTTAAGGATTGGGAAATTATGGAAATGAGCAAATACATCATGAAAGATGGAAAAAGGTTTAGAGGAACTCTTGTGTTCCTCTTTAACGACGCTTTAGGTGGGGAAGAGAAAAACGCATATCAAGGTGCTTTAGCTACGGAAATACTTCACTCGGCGTCTTTAGCTTTGGATGACATTGTTGATTATGATTTGACTAGGCGAGGAATGGCATCTGCATGGGCAGTTTATACAAATAGGAGAGTAATATTCGTATCTAATTTTCTTATTCCTACTGCTTTGAAAATTATTTCTTCATATGGAAAGGAAGCATTGAACATAAGCATAGAACTTTGGAAGGATACTGCAATAGGAGCATTGAAAGACATGTATGGGGATAAAAGAGAATATTTTAAGACAATAGAATTAAAAACTGCTAGTCTATTTAAACTTCCAGCTATGTTGGCTTCCTTCTCTTCTGGGAAAAAGGAATTGGTGGATAAACTTTTAGAGGCAGGAAGAGTTCTGGGTATTATTTATCAACTTATAGACGATTACGTTGATTGTGTAAAATTGGAGCCCGAAAAACTAGTTGGTAGCGCTAAGCAACTCTTTGAATTAACCAACGGTAAGGTTGATCCTTTCGTTTCAAATAAATATGCAGAATTAAAAAGTGAGTATTTAAGAATCGTATCCTCAATACCATTCTTTAACGAATATAACGAGTTAATAATGGCACTGCCAGATTTTCTAACAATGGGTTTATTGGCGGAATCAGGAATAAAAAATAAATTGTTTTAA
- a CDS encoding Lrp/AsnC family transcriptional regulator yields MSEHYYLDDVDKKIISILQQDSRISFSRLAKMLNLSESTIHMRIKRLKEAGVIRGFCIDVDLDKVGMNVLAFVLLKADPKKYEDILRKLAEIKEVFEIYDVTGEYYALLKVRVSDKEELAKVLDKIGNMEGVTSTYTMFVLRVIKEKKNAFE; encoded by the coding sequence ATGAGCGAACATTATTATTTGGACGACGTAGATAAGAAAATAATTTCAATACTTCAACAAGATTCTAGAATATCTTTCTCAAGATTAGCAAAAATGTTAAATTTAAGCGAATCCACAATACATATGAGGATAAAAAGGCTTAAAGAAGCTGGGGTAATAAGAGGATTTTGTATAGACGTAGATTTAGATAAAGTTGGAATGAACGTACTAGCTTTTGTACTACTAAAGGCTGATCCAAAAAAGTACGAAGATATTCTTAGAAAACTTGCAGAAATTAAGGAAGTTTTCGAAATATATGATGTTACTGGAGAATATTATGCTTTACTTAAGGTAAGAGTTTCAGATAAGGAGGAATTAGCAAAAGTTCTAGATAAGATAGGCAACATGGAGGGAGTTACCTCAACTTATACAATGTTCGTGTTAAGGGTAATAAAAGAGAAGAAAAACGCATTTGAATGA
- a CDS encoding RimK family alpha-L-glutamate ligase — translation MKIGVIHESQKVTEPSKELLVEIRDRGHTAYYIRPSKLNGIIDEEIEFTYAGKTISLDGGIIRNLGFLLTTEQLAKRIDILIEMEKSGVVFINNPQSVLLARDKFESLMKLKRAGIPVPPTAMVEDPFEVMRLVEKWGEVVIKPVIGSLGLGSVRASDPDIAFRIAKAILSVNQPVYVQKYVKKPDRDIRAFVVGDRLLGSIYRISQGSWKTNVAQGALVQVFKPSSEIEELSLKATKVLGLDYAGIDIVEDLEGGLKILEVNAAPLWKGFSSATHINPAKYIVEYLIQKIKK, via the coding sequence ATAAAGATCGGTGTAATTCACGAATCGCAGAAGGTAACTGAGCCTTCTAAAGAGCTTTTAGTTGAAATAAGAGATAGAGGTCATACTGCTTATTATATTAGACCGTCAAAACTTAATGGAATAATAGACGAGGAAATAGAATTCACGTATGCAGGGAAAACAATTTCCCTTGATGGCGGAATAATAAGGAACTTAGGATTTCTACTTACGACAGAACAGTTGGCAAAGAGAATAGATATTCTAATCGAGATGGAAAAAAGCGGAGTAGTTTTCATTAATAATCCTCAGTCAGTACTTTTAGCTAGAGATAAGTTTGAGAGTTTAATGAAATTAAAAAGAGCCGGAATTCCGGTACCACCTACTGCAATGGTAGAAGATCCTTTTGAAGTAATGAGACTAGTGGAAAAATGGGGGGAAGTTGTTATTAAACCAGTAATAGGAAGTCTTGGATTAGGTTCTGTTAGAGCCAGTGATCCAGATATAGCCTTTAGGATAGCTAAGGCAATTCTTTCAGTTAATCAGCCAGTTTACGTTCAAAAATACGTTAAAAAGCCTGATAGAGATATAAGAGCTTTTGTAGTTGGAGATAGACTTCTAGGAAGTATATATAGGATTTCTCAAGGTAGTTGGAAAACTAATGTCGCTCAAGGCGCTTTAGTCCAAGTATTTAAACCTTCCAGCGAAATAGAAGAACTCAGCCTAAAGGCTACAAAAGTTCTAGGTTTAGATTATGCCGGAATTGATATTGTAGAAGATTTGGAAGGAGGATTAAAGATTCTTGAAGTTAATGCAGCTCCGTTGTGGAAAGGATTTAGCTCAGCAACTCACATAAACCCAGCAAAATATATTGTTGAGTACTTAATACAGAAAATTAAGAAATGA
- a CDS encoding phosphoesterase, protein MKILVMSNIRFPEPHIESTLSSIIKKEEPETIVLDGDTTQCYWDYECPRVIDVLYVIRSIAPWAQIIYVQGDMDPHAIKCIMAEPRYREEIIGTTMYIADVSSVKYYILHGHQGDIDQLRRSVGAGPWDWIIVGQYKRLEMDKLARVIYIGGITREFPPEARGYLVITDSNHYLRSLSQ, encoded by the coding sequence ATGAAAATCCTAGTCATGAGTAATATAAGGTTCCCAGAACCACATATAGAGAGTACATTGTCTTCCATCATAAAGAAAGAAGAGCCAGAAACAATAGTCTTAGATGGAGATACCACACAATGTTATTGGGATTACGAATGCCCTAGAGTTATAGATGTACTTTATGTAATAAGAAGTATTGCACCTTGGGCTCAAATAATATATGTCCAAGGTGATATGGATCCTCATGCAATTAAATGCATAATGGCAGAGCCTAGATATAGGGAAGAAATAATTGGAACAACTATGTATATTGCAGACGTTTCTTCAGTTAAATATTATATTTTACATGGGCATCAAGGTGATATAGATCAACTTAGGAGAAGCGTTGGAGCAGGACCTTGGGATTGGATAATAGTTGGACAATATAAAAGGTTAGAGATGGATAAGCTTGCTAGAGTTATTTACATTGGTGGAATAACTAGGGAATTTCCTCCTGAAGCTAGAGGATACCTTGTAATAACTGATTCCAATCATTATTTAAGATCATTATCTCAATAA